The Salmonella enterica subsp. houtenae serovar Houten genome has a segment encoding these proteins:
- the trpB gene encoding tryptophan synthase beta chain produces the protein MTTLLNPYFGEFGGMYVPQILMPALSQLEEAFVSAQKDPEFQAQFADLLKNYAGRPTALTKCQNITAGTRTTLYLKREDLLHGGAHKTNQVLGQALLARRMGKTEIIAETGAGQHGVASALASALLGLKCRIYMGAKDVERQSPNVFRMRLMGAEVIPVHSGSATLKDACNEALRDWSGSYETAHYMLGTAAGPHPYPTIVREFQRMIGEETKAQILDKEGRLPDAVIACVGGGSNAIGMFADFINDTSVGLIGVEPGGHGIETGEHGAPLKHGRVGIYFGMKAPMMQTADGQIEESYSISAGLDFPSVGPQHAYLNSIGRADYVSITDDEALEAFKTLCRHEGIIPALESSHALAHALKMMREQPEKEQLLVVNLSGRGDKDIFTVHDILKARGEI, from the coding sequence ATGACAACACTTCTCAATCCCTACTTTGGTGAATTCGGCGGCATGTATGTACCGCAGATCCTGATGCCTGCGCTGAGCCAGCTTGAAGAGGCCTTCGTCAGCGCGCAAAAAGATCCTGAGTTTCAGGCGCAATTCGCCGATCTGCTAAAAAACTACGCGGGACGCCCCACCGCGCTGACGAAATGTCAGAACATTACCGCCGGTACGCGTACCACGTTGTATCTAAAGCGCGAAGATTTACTGCACGGCGGCGCGCACAAAACCAATCAGGTACTGGGTCAGGCGCTGCTGGCCAGGCGGATGGGTAAAACCGAGATTATCGCTGAAACCGGCGCCGGTCAGCACGGCGTCGCCTCTGCGCTCGCCAGCGCCCTGCTGGGTCTGAAATGCCGTATCTATATGGGCGCCAAAGACGTCGAGCGCCAGTCGCCGAACGTCTTCCGTATGCGTCTGATGGGCGCTGAGGTAATCCCGGTTCATAGCGGCTCCGCTACGCTAAAAGATGCCTGTAACGAGGCGCTGCGCGACTGGTCCGGTAGTTACGAAACCGCGCACTATATGCTCGGCACGGCGGCAGGCCCGCATCCCTATCCCACCATCGTTCGCGAGTTTCAACGCATGATTGGCGAAGAGACGAAAGCGCAAATCCTCGACAAAGAGGGCCGTCTGCCAGATGCCGTTATTGCTTGCGTCGGTGGCGGCTCAAACGCTATCGGGATGTTTGCGGATTTTATTAATGATACCAGCGTCGGGCTAATAGGCGTTGAACCCGGCGGTCACGGTATTGAAACCGGCGAGCATGGCGCGCCGCTTAAACATGGTCGCGTTGGCATCTATTTCGGTATGAAAGCGCCGATGATGCAAACAGCGGACGGGCAAATTGAAGAGTCATATTCTATTTCCGCCGGGCTGGATTTCCCATCCGTTGGGCCGCAACATGCGTACCTGAACAGCATCGGACGCGCGGATTATGTCTCCATTACCGATGATGAAGCGCTGGAAGCATTCAAAACGTTGTGCCGCCATGAGGGAATTATCCCGGCGCTGGAATCCTCCCACGCGTTGGCGCACGCTCTGAAAATGATGCGCGAGCAGCCGGAAAAAGAGCAACTGCTGGTGGTCAATCTCTCTGGCCGCGGCGATAAAGACATCTTTACCGTACACGATATCCTGAAAGCGCGAGGGGAAATCTGA
- the trpC gene encoding Indole-3-glycerol phosphate synthase / Phosphoribosylanthranilate isomerase, whose amino-acid sequence MQTVLAKIVADKAIWVEARKQQQPLASFQNEIQPSTRHFYDALQGARTTFILECKKASPSKGVIRDDFDPARIASIYQHYASAISVLTDEKYFQGSFDFLSVVSQNAPQPILCKDFIIDPYQIYLARYYQADACLLMLSVLDDEQYRQLSAVAHSLKMGVLTEVSNDEERERAIALGAKVVGINNRDLRDLSIDLNRTRQLAPKLGHGVTVISESGINTYGQVRELSHFANGFLIGSALMAHDDLNAAVRRVLLGENKVCGLTRAQDAKAAYDAGAVYGGLIFAPASPRIVNIDQARETIAAAPLQYVGVFQNADIADVCQKAAVLSLSAVQLHGSEDQAYVNALREALPRNVQIWKALSISDALPARDYHHVDKYIFDNGQGGSGQRFDWSLLQGQPLDNVLLAGGLAADNCVQAAQVGCAGLDFNSGVESQPGIKDARLLASVFQTLRAY is encoded by the coding sequence ATGCAAACCGTTTTAGCGAAAATCGTCGCAGACAAGGCGATTTGGGTAGAAGCCCGCAAACAGCAACAGCCGCTGGCCAGTTTTCAAAATGAGATCCAGCCAAGTACACGCCATTTTTATGATGCGCTCCAGGGTGCGCGTACCACCTTTATTCTGGAGTGTAAGAAAGCATCGCCATCAAAAGGCGTGATTCGCGATGATTTCGATCCGGCGCGTATTGCCAGTATCTATCAACATTACGCCTCGGCGATCTCGGTTCTCACCGACGAAAAATATTTTCAGGGGAGCTTCGATTTTCTGTCGGTCGTTAGCCAAAACGCGCCTCAACCGATTCTGTGTAAGGATTTTATTATCGATCCCTATCAGATCTACCTTGCCCGTTACTATCAGGCTGATGCCTGTTTACTGATGCTCTCGGTTCTGGATGACGAGCAGTATCGCCAACTCTCTGCCGTCGCGCACAGTCTGAAAATGGGCGTACTCACGGAAGTCAGTAATGACGAAGAACGGGAGCGCGCGATAGCGTTAGGCGCAAAAGTGGTAGGTATCAACAATCGCGATCTGCGCGATCTGTCGATTGATTTGAATCGCACCCGCCAGCTGGCGCCAAAACTGGGCCACGGCGTGACTGTCATCAGCGAGTCCGGGATTAACACCTACGGTCAGGTACGCGAATTGAGCCACTTCGCCAACGGTTTTTTAATTGGCTCCGCGTTAATGGCGCATGACGATCTTAACGCCGCCGTCCGTCGCGTGCTGCTTGGCGAGAATAAAGTCTGCGGCCTGACCCGCGCCCAGGATGCCAAAGCTGCCTATGACGCTGGCGCCGTCTACGGCGGACTGATTTTCGCTCCCGCCTCGCCTCGTATCGTCAATATCGACCAGGCGCGGGAGACGATAGCCGCTGCGCCATTGCAGTACGTCGGCGTTTTCCAGAACGCTGATATCGCTGATGTTTGCCAGAAAGCCGCCGTCCTGTCGCTTTCTGCCGTACAGCTACATGGCAGCGAAGACCAGGCGTATGTCAACGCGCTGCGCGAGGCGTTGCCGCGCAATGTACAAATCTGGAAGGCGCTGAGCATTAGCGATGCCCTTCCCGCGCGCGATTATCACCATGTCGATAAATACATTTTCGACAATGGGCAAGGCGGCAGCGGACAGCGCTTCGACTGGTCGCTGCTACAGGGGCAACCGCTGGATAATGTGTTACTGGCGGGCGGGCTGGCGGCCGATAACTGCGTCCAGGCAGCGCAAGTCGGCTGTGCCGGTCTCGATTTTAATTCAGGTGTGGAGTCACAGCCGGGCATCAAAGATGCTCGTCTTCTGGCCTCGGTTTTTCAGACACTGCGCGCATATTAA
- the trpD gene encoding anthranilate synthase component II; anthranilate phosphoribosyltransferase, with amino-acid sequence MADILLLDNIDSFTWNLADQLRTNGHNVVIYRNHIPAQTLIDRLATMKNPVLMLSPGPGVPSEAGCMPELLTRLRGKLPIIGICLGHQAIVEAYGGYVGQAGEILHGKASSIEHDGQAMFAGLANPLPVARYHSLVGSNVPAGLTINAHFNGMVMAVRHDADRVCGFQFHPESILTTQGARLLEQTLAWAQQKLEPTNTLQPILEKLYQAQTLTQQESHQLFSAVVRGELKPEQLAAALVSMKIRGEHPNEIAGAATALLENAAPFPRPDYLFADIVGTGGDGSNSINISTASAFVAAACGLKVAKHGNRSVSSKSGSSDLLAAFGINLDMNADKSRQALDELGVCFLFAPKYHTGFRHAMPVRQQLKTRTLFNVLGPLINPAHPPLALIGVYSPELVLPIAETLRVLGYQRAAVVHSGGMDEVSLHAPTIVAELHDGEIKSYQLTAEDFGLTPYHQDQLAGGTPEENRDILTRLLQGKGDAAHEAAVAANVAMLMRLHGQEDLNANAQTVLDVLRNGTAYDKVTALAARG; translated from the coding sequence ATGGCTGATATTCTGCTGCTCGATAACATCGATTCGTTTACCTGGAACCTGGCAGATCAGCTACGAACCAACGGTCATAACGTGGTGATTTACCGTAACCATATTCCGGCGCAGACGCTTATCGATCGCCTGGCGACGATGAAAAATCCGGTGCTAATGCTCTCCCCTGGTCCGGGCGTTCCCAGCGAGGCAGGCTGTATGCCGGAGCTGCTGACCCGACTACGCGGCAAGTTACCGATCATCGGCATTTGTCTGGGGCATCAGGCCATTGTCGAAGCTTACGGCGGTTATGTCGGTCAGGCGGGAGAAATCCTGCATGGCAAAGCCTCCAGCATTGAACATGACGGTCAGGCGATGTTCGCCGGTCTGGCGAATCCGCTACCGGTCGCGCGTTATCATTCCCTGGTCGGCAGTAATGTTCCTGCCGGACTGACCATTAACGCCCACTTCAACGGCATGGTGATGGCGGTACGTCATGATGCGGATCGCGTTTGCGGTTTTCAATTCCATCCGGAGTCCATCCTGACGACGCAGGGCGCGCGTCTGCTGGAGCAGACATTAGCCTGGGCGCAGCAAAAGCTGGAACCGACAAACACCCTACAGCCGATACTGGAGAAACTCTATCAAGCGCAAACTCTGACGCAACAAGAGAGCCATCAGTTGTTTTCGGCGGTCGTCCGCGGCGAACTTAAACCTGAACAGCTCGCCGCCGCGCTGGTGAGCATGAAAATTCGCGGCGAACATCCCAATGAAATTGCCGGCGCCGCCACTGCACTGCTGGAAAATGCCGCCCCGTTCCCGCGCCCGGACTATCTGTTTGCGGATATCGTCGGTACCGGCGGCGACGGCAGTAACAGTATCAATATCTCTACCGCCAGCGCCTTTGTCGCGGCGGCCTGCGGACTGAAAGTGGCGAAACACGGCAACCGCAGCGTGTCCAGCAAATCGGGGTCATCCGATCTGTTGGCGGCGTTCGGTATTAATCTGGATATGAACGCCGATAAATCACGCCAGGCGTTAGATGAACTGGGCGTCTGTTTCCTGTTCGCGCCGAAATATCACACCGGATTCCGTCATGCGATGCCGGTTCGCCAACAGTTAAAAACGCGAACCCTGTTCAACGTACTCGGCCCGCTGATCAACCCGGCGCATCCGCCGCTGGCGTTGATTGGCGTCTATAGCCCGGAACTGGTGCTGCCGATTGCGGAAACCTTACGGGTATTGGGCTATCAGCGCGCGGCAGTGGTACATAGCGGCGGCATGGATGAGGTTTCGCTCCATGCGCCGACGATTGTCGCGGAGCTGCATGACGGCGAAATTAAAAGCTATCAACTTACGGCGGAGGATTTTGGCCTGACGCCTTACCATCAGGATCAGTTGGCTGGCGGCACGCCGGAAGAAAACCGTGACATTCTGACGCGGTTATTACAAGGTAAAGGCGATGCCGCGCATGAGGCCGCCGTCGCCGCCAACGTGGCGATGCTGATGCGTCTGCATGGTCAGGAAGATCTCAACGCCAACGCGCAAACCGTGCTTGATGTTCTGCGCAACGGCACTGCATATGACAAGGTCACCGCACTGGCGGCAAGAGGGTAA
- the trpE gene encoding Anthranilate synthase component 1, giving the protein MQTPKPTLELLTCDAAYRENPTALFHQVCGVRPATLLLESADINSKDDLKSLLLVDSALRITALGDIVTIQALSDNGASLLPLLDTALPAGVENEVLPAGRVLRFPPVSPLLDEDARLCSLSVFDAFRLLQGVVNIPTQEREAMFFGGLFAYDLVAGFEALPHLEAGNNCPDYCFYLAETLMVIDHQKKSTRIQASLFTASDREKQRLNARLAYLSQQLTQPAPPLPVTPLPDMRCECNQSDDAFGAVVRQLQKAIRAGEIFQVVPSRRFSLPCPSPLAAYYVLKKSNPSPYMFFMQDNDFTLFGASPESSLKYDAASRQIEIYPIAGTRPRGRRADGTLDRDLDSRIELDMRTDHKELSEHLMLVDLARNDLARICTPGSRYVADLTKVDRYSYVMHLVSRVVGELRHDLDALHAYRACMNMGTLSGAPKVRAMQLIADAEGQRRGSYGGTVGYFTAHGDLDTCIVIRSALVENGIATVQAGAGIVLDSVGQSEADETRNKARAVLRAIATAHHAQETF; this is encoded by the coding sequence ATGCAAACACCAAAACCCACGCTCGAACTGTTGACCTGCGATGCCGCCTACCGGGAAAACCCAACGGCGCTTTTTCACCAGGTTTGCGGCGTTCGCCCGGCAACGCTGCTGCTGGAATCCGCGGATATCAACAGTAAAGACGATTTAAAAAGCCTGCTGCTGGTGGATAGCGCGCTGCGCATTACCGCCTTAGGCGACATCGTCACTATTCAGGCGTTATCTGATAATGGCGCCTCGTTATTGCCGCTACTGGATACCGCCCTGCCCGCTGGCGTGGAGAACGAAGTCCTGCCTGCCGGTCGCGTTCTACGCTTTCCGCCTGTCAGCCCATTATTAGATGAAGACGCCCGTTTATGCTCTCTGTCGGTATTTGATGCGTTCCGCCTGTTACAGGGGGTGGTGAACATACCGACACAAGAGCGGGAGGCGATGTTTTTCGGCGGTCTGTTTGCCTATGATCTGGTAGCTGGCTTTGAAGCGCTTCCACACCTTGAGGCTGGCAATAACTGCCCTGACTACTGCTTTTATTTAGCGGAAACTCTGATGGTGATAGATCATCAGAAAAAAAGCACCCGTATTCAGGCCAGTCTGTTCACCGCCAGCGACCGGGAAAAACAGCGCCTGAACGCCCGCCTGGCGTACCTTAGCCAACAGTTAACCCAACCTGCGCCGCCGTTGCCGGTGACGCCGCTACCGGACATGCGTTGCGAATGCAATCAGAGCGATGACGCGTTCGGCGCGGTTGTACGCCAGTTGCAAAAAGCCATCCGCGCGGGCGAGATATTTCAGGTGGTGCCGTCGCGCCGCTTTTCGCTGCCCTGCCCGTCGCCGTTGGCTGCCTACTACGTGCTGAAAAAGAGCAACCCCAGCCCGTATATGTTCTTTATGCAGGATAATGATTTCACGCTTTTCGGCGCGTCGCCGGAAAGCTCGCTGAAATATGACGCCGCCAGCCGTCAGATTGAGATTTACCCCATCGCGGGTACCCGTCCACGCGGTCGCCGCGCCGATGGCACGCTGGACAGAGATCTCGACAGCCGTATTGAGCTGGACATGCGTACCGACCATAAAGAGCTTTCCGAGCATCTGATGCTGGTCGATCTGGCGCGCAATGACCTGGCGCGCATCTGTACGCCGGGTAGCCGCTACGTTGCCGATCTGACAAAAGTTGACCGCTATTCGTACGTGATGCATCTGGTTTCTCGGGTGGTGGGCGAACTGCGTCACGATCTCGACGCGCTGCACGCCTATCGCGCCTGCATGAACATGGGCACCCTGAGCGGCGCGCCGAAAGTACGCGCCATGCAGTTAATTGCCGATGCGGAAGGACAGCGCCGCGGCAGCTATGGCGGCACGGTCGGTTACTTCACCGCCCACGGCGATCTGGACACCTGTATTGTTATCCGCTCCGCGCTGGTGGAGAACGGTATCGCAACCGTACAGGCGGGCGCCGGAATCGTGCTGGACTCTGTTGGGCAGTCTGAAGCCGATGAAACCCGCAATAAAGCGCGCGCCGTATTGCGTGCTATCGCCACCGCGCATCATGCACAGGAGACCTTCTGA
- a CDS encoding S-adenosylmethionine tRNA ribosyltransferase — translation MSDTNYAVIYDLHSHTTASDGLLTPETLVHRAVEMRVGTLAITDHDTTAAIPAAREEISRSGLALNLIPGVEISTVWENHEIHIVGLNIDIAHPAMRNFLAQQTQRRQARGRLIAERLEKAHIPGAWEGALRLANGGAVTRGHFARFLVECGKAATMADVFKKYLARGKTGYVPPQWCTIEQAIDVIHHSGGKAVLAHPGRYDLSAKWLKRLVAHFADHHGDAMEVAQCQQSPNERTQLATLARQHHLWASLGSDFHQPCPWIELGRKLWLPAGVEGVWQTWEQPQISQ, via the coding sequence TTGAGCGACACGAATTACGCAGTGATTTACGATCTGCACAGTCATACCACGGCGTCCGATGGACTGTTGACGCCAGAAACATTAGTACACCGTGCGGTAGAGATGCGAGTCGGCACGCTGGCGATTACCGATCATGACACCACAGCCGCGATTCCTGCGGCAAGAGAAGAAATTTCACGTTCCGGGCTGGCCCTGAATCTTATTCCCGGCGTGGAGATTTCAACGGTCTGGGAAAATCATGAGATTCACATTGTGGGCCTGAATATTGATATTGCGCACCCGGCAATGCGCAATTTTCTGGCGCAGCAGACACAGCGGCGTCAGGCGCGCGGTCGGCTCATTGCGGAGCGCCTGGAAAAAGCTCATATTCCCGGCGCGTGGGAAGGGGCATTGAGATTGGCCAATGGCGGCGCGGTGACGCGCGGCCACTTCGCCCGCTTTCTGGTGGAGTGCGGCAAAGCCGCGACAATGGCGGATGTTTTTAAAAAATATCTCGCGCGTGGGAAAACCGGTTACGTTCCGCCGCAGTGGTGTACAATAGAACAAGCTATTGATGTCATTCATCATTCTGGCGGTAAGGCGGTGTTGGCCCATCCGGGACGCTACGACCTTAGCGCTAAGTGGCTGAAAAGATTAGTGGCGCATTTTGCCGACCATCACGGTGACGCGATGGAAGTGGCGCAGTGCCAACAATCGCCCAATGAACGCACCCAACTGGCGACGCTTGCGCGTCAGCATCATTTATGGGCATCGCTTGGATCTGATTTCCATCAGCCCTGCCCGTGGATTGAATTGGGGCGTAAACTCTGGCTGCCCGCTGGCGTTGAAGGCGTATGGCAGACATGGGAACAGCCGCAAATATCACAGTGA
- the yciO gene encoding YciO family, giving the protein MSQFFYIHPDNPQQRLINQAVDIVRKGGVIVYPTDSGYALGCKIEDKGAMERICRIRQLPDGHNFTLMCRDLSELSTYSFVDNVAFRLIKNNTPGNYTFILKGTKEVPRRLLQEKRKTIGLRVPSNPIALALLDTLGEPMLSTSLMLPGSDFTESDPEEIKDRLEKQVDLIIHGGYLGQQPTTVIDLTNDSPVVLREGVGDVTPFL; this is encoded by the coding sequence ATGAGTCAGTTTTTTTATATTCATCCGGATAACCCACAGCAACGGCTGATTAATCAGGCCGTCGACATTGTGCGTAAAGGCGGGGTTATTGTTTATCCAACCGATTCCGGCTATGCCCTCGGTTGTAAAATTGAAGACAAAGGCGCAATGGAGCGCATTTGCCGTATTCGTCAGTTGCCCGATGGTCACAACTTTACGTTGATGTGTCGGGATCTGTCCGAACTGTCGACCTATTCATTCGTGGATAACGTGGCGTTTCGCCTGATTAAGAACAATACGCCGGGTAACTACACCTTTATCCTGAAGGGGACAAAAGAGGTACCGCGCCGTCTGTTGCAGGAAAAACGTAAAACTATCGGCCTGCGCGTGCCGTCAAACCCGATTGCGCTGGCGTTGCTGGATACGCTGGGCGAACCGATGCTCTCGACGTCATTGATGCTGCCTGGCAGCGACTTTACCGAGTCGGACCCGGAGGAGATTAAAGATCGGCTGGAGAAGCAGGTGGATTTGATCATTCACGGCGGCTACCTCGGTCAGCAACCTACCACGGTAATCGATTTGACCAATGACTCCCCGGTGGTGCTGCGCGAAGGCGTCGGCGACGTTACACCTTTCTTATAA
- the rluB gene encoding pseudouridine synthase codes for MSEKLQKVLARAGHGSRREIESIIEAGRVSVDGKIATLGDRVEVTPGLKIRIDGHLISVKESADQICRVLAYYKPEGELCTRNDPEGRPTVFDRLPKLRGARWIAVGRLDVNTCGLLLFTTDGELANRLMHPSREVEREYAVRVFGQVDESKLRDLSRGVQLEDGPAAFKTIKFSGGEGINQWYNVTLTEGRNREVRRLWEAVGVQVSRLIRVRYGDIPLPKGLPRGGWTELDLAQTNYLRGLVELPPETSSKVAVEKDRRRMKANQIRRAVKRHSQIASGRRSGGRNNNG; via the coding sequence ATGAGCGAAAAGTTACAAAAAGTGCTGGCGCGCGCCGGCCACGGCTCTCGCCGTGAAATCGAATCTATTATTGAAGCGGGACGTGTCAGCGTTGACGGTAAAATCGCCACGCTTGGCGATCGCGTTGAAGTCACTCCCGGTTTGAAAATCCGTATCGACGGCCACCTGATTTCGGTGAAAGAGTCGGCGGATCAAATTTGCCGCGTTCTGGCCTATTACAAACCCGAAGGTGAACTGTGTACCCGCAATGACCCTGAAGGGCGGCCAACTGTTTTTGATCGCTTACCGAAACTGCGCGGCGCGCGGTGGATTGCGGTAGGACGTCTGGATGTCAATACCTGCGGGCTATTGTTGTTTACCACCGACGGTGAACTGGCGAACCGCCTGATGCATCCTAGCCGTGAAGTTGAACGTGAATATGCCGTGCGTGTGTTCGGTCAGGTGGATGAATCGAAACTGCGTGATTTAAGCCGTGGCGTACAGTTGGAAGATGGTCCGGCGGCATTTAAGACCATTAAATTCAGCGGCGGCGAAGGCATTAACCAGTGGTATAACGTGACGCTGACGGAAGGGCGCAACCGCGAAGTTCGCCGACTGTGGGAAGCGGTAGGCGTTCAGGTCAGCCGTCTGATCCGCGTGCGTTACGGCGATATCCCACTGCCAAAAGGCCTGCCTCGCGGCGGCTGGACTGAGCTCGATCTCGCGCAAACGAACTATCTGCGTGGTCTGGTAGAGCTACCGCCGGAAACCTCGTCGAAGGTTGCCGTCGAAAAAGACCGTCGTCGTATGAAAGCGAATCAGATCCGTCGGGCGGTAAAA